The DNA segment GCCGATGAGCCGCAATGTCGTCATGAGAGCGCCAGCGTTCCGGCCGCACGGGCGCGGCGTTCGAAGGAGGTCAGGAAGGCGGCGCCGAGCGCGAGGCAGATCAGGCTGATCGCGAGGCAGACGCCGATCGAGGGCCAGACCGGGCCGCCGCTGGTGGCTTCGCGCAGTGCCCGGGCGCCCCAGGTGGTCGGAAGGATCGCGGCGATCGGGCCGGTCCAGGCCGGCAGCACGCTGATCGGCACCAGCATCCCGGAGAGCAGCCAGACCGGGTACTCCAGCGGGTTGGCGAGGGCGTTCGCGTTGCGCAGCAGGACGAAGGTGGAGGCGAGCAGCAGGCCGAACATGCCGAGGCCGAGCACGCAGGCGACGGCGGCGGCGAGGAACGCGAGCGGGTGCGCGATGTCCAGCGGGATGCCGTAGACGAGCCGTCCCCAGCCCAGGGTGGCGAGCAGCGCGTACGTGCCGGTGACGGCGGTGGCCGCGGTGATCGGCAGGATCACGGTGACCGGCCGGCGCGGCGCCAGCATGATCATCTCCAGGGTACCGTGCCAGCGCTGGTTCTGGATGGCGCCGCCGGAGCCGGTCAGCACCGACGACCAGATGCCCATCAGCCCGGCGCCGACAGCGGCCTCCAGCAGCCGGTGCGGCTCGCCGGCGGCGCGGAAGAGATAGACCG comes from the Actinoplanes sp. OR16 genome and includes:
- a CDS encoding ABC transporter permease gives rise to the protein MTTLRTLLVGTLMHAKHMSRSSLEITLAMIIPLVQATLAVYLFRAAGEPHRLLEAAVGAGLMGIWSSVLTGSGGAIQNQRWHGTLEMIMLAPRRPVTVILPITAATAVTGTYALLATLGWGRLVYGIPLDIAHPLAFLAAAVACVLGLGMFGLLLASTFVLLRNANALANPLEYPVWLLSGMLVPISVLPAWTGPIAAILPTTWGARALREATSGGPVWPSIGVCLAISLICLALGAAFLTSFERRARAAGTLALS